In Microbacterium foliorum, the following proteins share a genomic window:
- a CDS encoding ABC transporter permease produces MKGTIRSEALRSVSGSSILAVYLVAVLMPVFVLFSDGSRFDLAGVDPAVATALLLEPLAWSAISAAFVGAYGVTRECYYGSMDRTLTGVGFPRAFSGKIVAGAVVAVALSVCIFVVWTVGVSVLLAQNGSTLALTGSAWRIYAGALVGVVLGAFIGGAIGWITRNYYVTAAIILVLPMVVEFALLRTAPELAKFSPGLVLAALGVPGYQDRLLEFVPALCLALLWAAGLVAAAWGMGRRKLG; encoded by the coding sequence ATGAAGGGAACCATCCGAAGCGAAGCCCTGCGCTCGGTGAGCGGCTCGTCCATCCTGGCGGTCTACCTCGTGGCCGTCCTCATGCCCGTGTTCGTGCTGTTCTCCGACGGCTCGCGATTCGACCTCGCCGGCGTCGATCCTGCTGTGGCCACCGCCCTGCTTCTGGAGCCGCTCGCCTGGTCGGCCATCTCCGCGGCGTTCGTGGGCGCCTACGGCGTCACCCGCGAGTGCTACTACGGCTCGATGGACAGAACGCTCACCGGGGTCGGTTTCCCTCGCGCCTTCTCGGGGAAGATCGTCGCCGGTGCCGTCGTCGCGGTCGCCCTGTCGGTCTGCATCTTCGTGGTGTGGACGGTGGGCGTCTCCGTCCTCCTCGCTCAGAACGGATCGACGCTCGCGCTCACCGGCAGCGCATGGCGTATCTACGCGGGTGCGCTCGTCGGGGTGGTGCTCGGCGCATTCATCGGCGGGGCGATCGGCTGGATCACCAGGAACTACTACGTGACCGCGGCGATCATCCTGGTCCTTCCGATGGTCGTGGAGTTCGCGCTGCTCCGCACTGCGCCGGAGCTCGCGAAGTTCTCACCCGGGCTGGTCCTGGCCGCGCTGGGCGTTCCCGGATACCAGGACCGACTGCTCGAGTTCGTGCCCGCCCTCTGCCTCGCGCTTCTGTGGGCTGCCGGTCTGGTCGCCGCCGCGTGGGGCATGGGGCGAAGGAAGCTCGGGTGA
- a CDS encoding ATP-binding cassette domain-containing protein gives MNDHAIEVRGLTKRYGDRAAVEELSFAVPYGSIVGLLGPNGAGKSTTLRTIVGLLKPTIGDSLIDGMPFSALDNPASHVGVHMDGFGFEGGITARRHLEICRLAAGAQRGRVDEVLEEVGLAADARRRVKTFSTGMTQRLGLAAALIGSPRTLILDEPANGLDPDGIRWLRRFLRGYSERGGTVLIASHQLAELEQVVDEVVVIKRRALFAGRLGDLVTSDADSLESKYFDLVEGASA, from the coding sequence ATGAACGATCACGCGATCGAGGTCCGAGGACTCACGAAGAGGTACGGAGACCGGGCCGCGGTCGAAGAACTGTCGTTCGCTGTGCCGTACGGGTCGATCGTCGGCCTCCTGGGGCCCAACGGCGCGGGCAAGTCGACGACTCTGCGAACGATCGTCGGCCTGCTGAAGCCGACGATCGGCGACAGCCTCATCGACGGCATGCCGTTCTCCGCGCTCGACAATCCGGCATCTCACGTCGGTGTCCACATGGACGGCTTCGGCTTCGAGGGCGGTATCACCGCCCGGCGTCATCTGGAGATCTGCCGGCTCGCGGCGGGGGCCCAGCGTGGACGAGTCGACGAGGTGCTCGAGGAGGTCGGGCTCGCGGCGGATGCCCGTCGCCGAGTGAAGACCTTCTCGACGGGGATGACCCAGCGTCTCGGGCTGGCCGCAGCCCTCATCGGCTCGCCCCGGACACTCATCCTGGATGAGCCGGCCAACGGGCTCGATCCCGACGGCATCCGCTGGCTTCGCCGGTTCCTGCGCGGCTATTCGGAACGCGGCGGCACCGTCCTGATCGCCAGTCACCAGCTCGCTGAGCTGGAACAGGTCGTGGACGAGGTGGTCGTCATCAAGCGGCGCGCGCTCTTCGCCGGAAGGCTCGGCGACCTCGTCACGAGCGACGCCGACTCGCTCGAGAGCAAGTACTTCGATCTCGTTGAAGGAGCATCCGCATGA
- the mpaP gene encoding daptide biosynthesis intramembrane metalloprotease, translating to MEDALAADSCPLLASGVVFEQAAEDGIWIAMLHGVPSSRVSRAVVDLLRAMNGETALHDLHRRFAPSESLEHFLHLAQRFRACGLLEGGRKLPPGRVVYRPPFTLQIATLRAPAIFGRLDRLIVRLSRRAVLVSVAILVCLGLLAASAQVDELWAALTTPVPLVALVYLVAALSLMTLLHESAHGVTLTRFGGRPRRAGFMLFYLSPAFFVDVTDGWRLPERRQRVAIALAGPAVHAVAGAIALIGALVLSQPVVHQTALLLAVSCGAIVLINLIPFVRFDGYIALMSALDEPNLRDRAIGDGSDFLAGLLFGGRRRIKRLDRWWSVPFGLACLTTPVVLVVFAVARIARALAGGGPILGVLVVALEVVVVLAGAVILVKALRRVLRSGVARLRFGSVVTALVASIVIAGAVIPVPVTATFGFTAHGDNVVLLRAGETGDAVEADVPDGAPVILMSNGILANEQVGEGTVGSRRTEPTRVPLEALFPITSDGATVSAVIIAAVDVSEESGSLPATGQARVELGVRSLWQTLWVTGVAMPLSSLQSGEVGKE from the coding sequence GTGGAGGATGCGCTCGCTGCCGACTCGTGCCCCCTCCTCGCCTCCGGCGTCGTCTTCGAACAGGCGGCCGAAGACGGGATATGGATCGCGATGCTGCACGGAGTGCCCTCATCGAGGGTCTCTCGGGCGGTCGTCGATCTGCTGCGAGCGATGAACGGCGAAACCGCACTTCACGATCTGCACCGGCGCTTCGCCCCTTCCGAGTCGTTGGAGCACTTTCTGCACCTGGCCCAGCGATTTCGCGCGTGCGGGCTACTCGAGGGCGGCAGGAAGCTCCCACCCGGCCGAGTGGTCTACCGGCCCCCATTCACTCTGCAGATCGCGACGCTTCGCGCACCTGCCATCTTCGGTCGTCTGGACCGACTGATCGTCCGGCTCTCACGCCGAGCAGTTCTGGTGTCGGTTGCGATTCTGGTGTGCCTGGGACTCCTCGCCGCATCCGCTCAGGTGGACGAGCTATGGGCCGCCCTCACCACGCCGGTGCCGCTCGTCGCCCTGGTGTATCTCGTCGCGGCACTCTCGCTCATGACCCTGCTCCACGAGAGCGCTCACGGCGTCACTCTCACGAGGTTCGGAGGCAGACCCCGAAGGGCGGGCTTCATGCTCTTCTACCTCAGCCCGGCATTCTTCGTGGACGTGACGGACGGGTGGCGGCTCCCGGAACGCCGGCAACGCGTCGCCATCGCACTGGCGGGGCCTGCGGTGCACGCTGTCGCCGGCGCGATCGCGCTCATCGGCGCGCTCGTGCTCTCGCAGCCCGTGGTCCACCAGACCGCGCTGCTCCTCGCCGTCTCCTGCGGCGCCATCGTCCTCATCAATCTGATCCCCTTCGTGCGGTTCGACGGGTACATCGCGCTCATGAGTGCTCTGGACGAGCCGAACCTGAGGGATCGGGCGATCGGCGATGGCTCGGACTTCCTGGCCGGTCTGCTGTTCGGAGGCCGGCGGAGGATCAAGCGTCTCGACAGATGGTGGAGCGTGCCGTTCGGTCTCGCGTGCCTCACCACCCCGGTCGTGCTGGTGGTCTTCGCCGTCGCCCGCATAGCCCGAGCACTCGCGGGCGGCGGACCGATCCTCGGTGTGCTCGTCGTCGCTCTCGAAGTCGTCGTCGTTCTCGCCGGTGCCGTGATTCTCGTCAAGGCCCTCCGCCGCGTGCTTCGTTCCGGCGTTGCACGGCTCCGATTCGGGTCCGTCGTCACCGCGCTCGTCGCGAGCATCGTGATCGCCGGCGCCGTGATCCCCGTCCCCGTGACAGCGACCTTCGGCTTCACCGCGCACGGTGACAACGTGGTCCTTCTGCGCGCCGGCGAGACCGGCGACGCAGTCGAGGCGGACGTGCCCGACGGTGCGCCTGTGATCCTGATGAGCAACGGCATCCTCGCGAATGAGCAGGTCGGAGAAGGAACGGTCGGGTCGCGGCGAACGGAGCCGACGAGGGTGCCGCTCGAGGCGCTGTTCCCGATCACGTCGGACGGTGCGACGGTCTCCGCCGTGATCATCGCCGCGGTGGACGTGTCAGAGGAGAGCGGCTCCCTGCCTGCGACGGGGCAGGCGCGAGTCGAACTCGGTGTGAGAAGTCTGTGGCAGACGCTCTGGGTGACCGGAGTGGCGATGCCACTGTCATCTCTTCAGAGCGGAGAGGTGGGAAAGGAATGA
- the mpaM gene encoding daptide-type RiPP biosynthesis methyltransferase — MAARLRTVGAVPKEQDLYSGAGADFYDRLVGPDRAEIREMLALAREAEGPILDVAAGSGRLTVPLVRSGKRVTAIDLSDDMLSRLRRTLPDHTMLECVVGDMRDFSLPQRFGLVIIGATSITLLDSVGRSLLYANVRRHLAAQGVFAFTVAGAASAESFSVSRDCEIEVPGPDGTERYLFSQQVEEDGAARVVNWVRVADLAEGGEVTVLTSRLRVLDHEILSRELVDAGFAVPAASAVRTLGGEDIILLTTTWAGHSEAMDADASR, encoded by the coding sequence GTGGCGGCGAGGCTCCGCACGGTCGGAGCGGTGCCGAAGGAGCAGGATCTGTATTCGGGTGCCGGCGCCGATTTCTATGATCGGCTGGTCGGACCCGACCGTGCGGAGATCCGAGAGATGCTCGCGCTCGCGAGAGAGGCCGAGGGACCGATCCTCGATGTTGCGGCGGGGAGTGGGAGGTTGACTGTTCCGCTGGTCAGGTCGGGCAAGCGGGTGACCGCGATCGATCTTTCCGACGATATGCTCTCCCGTCTTCGTCGAACGCTGCCGGACCACACGATGCTGGAGTGCGTCGTCGGGGACATGCGCGACTTCTCGCTGCCGCAGCGGTTCGGGCTCGTGATCATCGGAGCGACCTCCATCACGTTGCTCGACAGCGTGGGCAGATCCCTCCTCTACGCGAATGTGCGACGTCACCTCGCGGCGCAGGGCGTCTTCGCCTTCACGGTTGCCGGAGCCGCGTCCGCGGAGAGCTTCTCGGTGTCGAGGGACTGCGAGATCGAGGTCCCCGGTCCCGACGGCACGGAGAGGTATCTGTTCTCTCAGCAGGTGGAAGAGGATGGCGCGGCGCGGGTGGTCAACTGGGTTCGCGTCGCAGACCTCGCGGAAGGCGGCGAAGTGACAGTGCTCACGAGCCGTCTGAGAGTGCTCGACCACGAGATCCTCTCGCGAGAGCTCGTCGACGCGGGATTCGCCGTTCCGGCTGCCTCTGCCGTTCGGACGCTCGGTGGAGAGGACATCATTCTGCTCACGACGACGTGGGCGGGGCACTCGGAGGCGATGGATGCCGATGCGTCCCGGTAG
- the mpaA3 gene encoding MpaA3 family daptide-type RiPP yields the protein MQTKSLEFVELEHIDAPLEWWEHASYIIAIIGGAAAIAT from the coding sequence ATGCAGACGAAGTCGCTCGAGTTCGTGGAGCTCGAACACATCGATGCGCCACTCGAATGGTGGGAGCACGCGAGCTACATCATCGCCATCATCGGCGGTGCGGCAGCGATCGCGACCTGA
- the mpaA2 gene encoding MpaA2 family daptide-type RiPP, with the protein MHAAMPTLEFTELEAMEAPDDALDWTRGFAVGVIIGIIALT; encoded by the coding sequence ATGCACGCAGCAATGCCGACCCTCGAGTTCACCGAACTCGAGGCCATGGAGGCGCCGGATGACGCCCTTGATTGGACCCGCGGATTCGCCGTCGGCGTGATCATCGGAATCATCGCCCTGACATAG
- the mpaA1 gene encoding MpaA1 family daptide-type RiPP has product MNESVHTHIQFQELEGMDAPSWESFYQGAISALVLIGIGAAAAT; this is encoded by the coding sequence ATGAACGAAAGCGTGCACACGCATATCCAGTTCCAAGAGCTGGAGGGAATGGACGCCCCCAGCTGGGAGAGCTTCTATCAGGGCGCGATCAGTGCGCTGGTGCTGATAGGGATCGGCGCTGCCGCCGCGACGTGA
- the mpaC gene encoding daptide-type RiPP biosynthesis dehydogenase encodes MSSEFAARVPTLWHGHDIARQTTTRLIADRETLVVADSSVAARVVADYSARRIEVDAHSMTVTAVAGMAEEIVRRPPSVIVAVGGGSVLDATKIASLVLAPGRMFDFAIERASKSALTFLPDARPPVDIVAVPTTLGTSSETNSVSILKNESGYRLIVGRSLRPRHAIIDPCNLRTLTSASVREGALEAFLRLAGASTGSRRSARGRRDAIALAGALLETASGDVEAADSRLRLARLSAATQRSAALRGHDPYSARHWYVANEVAFVLQVRKMVATAAIIAAVWRRVCSGDPRWGDRGSLEEFWTSVAGRVALPLDPPTGIAALVDRWGIPPPLRPTAQAIRRISAATETAWGNRYPMLAGLFADDFCDLLRDSYWSEGR; translated from the coding sequence ATGAGCTCTGAGTTCGCTGCGCGGGTCCCGACTCTCTGGCACGGGCACGACATCGCGCGGCAGACGACCACACGGCTCATCGCCGATCGAGAGACCCTCGTGGTCGCGGATTCGTCGGTCGCAGCACGGGTCGTCGCTGACTACTCGGCCAGAAGGATCGAGGTGGACGCTCACTCCATGACGGTCACGGCTGTCGCCGGCATGGCGGAGGAGATCGTTCGTCGGCCCCCCAGCGTGATCGTCGCCGTGGGCGGAGGAAGCGTTCTCGACGCCACCAAGATCGCGTCCCTCGTGCTCGCTCCGGGGCGCATGTTCGACTTCGCCATCGAACGCGCGTCGAAGTCGGCGCTGACCTTCCTGCCGGATGCTCGGCCACCCGTGGACATCGTCGCGGTGCCGACGACGCTGGGCACCTCGTCGGAGACGAACAGCGTCAGCATCCTCAAGAACGAGAGCGGCTATCGGCTCATCGTCGGACGATCCCTGAGGCCCCGCCACGCCATCATCGATCCCTGCAATCTGAGAACCCTCACGTCGGCGTCCGTCAGGGAGGGAGCACTCGAGGCATTCCTCCGTCTCGCGGGCGCCTCGACGGGGTCGCGGCGAAGTGCCAGGGGGCGACGTGACGCGATCGCGCTCGCGGGTGCTCTTCTCGAGACGGCCTCGGGTGACGTGGAAGCTGCCGACTCACGTCTGCGTCTTGCTCGTCTGAGCGCCGCCACCCAGCGCAGCGCTGCGTTGCGGGGGCACGATCCCTACAGTGCTCGCCACTGGTATGTGGCCAACGAAGTCGCCTTCGTGCTGCAGGTTCGCAAGATGGTCGCCACAGCGGCGATCATCGCGGCGGTCTGGCGTCGAGTGTGCTCGGGAGACCCACGGTGGGGAGATCGCGGGAGCCTCGAAGAGTTCTGGACGAGCGTCGCCGGCCGGGTCGCGCTTCCCCTCGACCCACCCACCGGTATCGCCGCACTCGTCGACCGCTGGGGGATCCCACCTCCGCTACGGCCGACCGCTCAGGCGATCCGCCGCATCTCCGCCGCCACGGAAACCGCGTGGGGAAACCGCTACCCGATGCTCGCGGGTCTTTTCGCAGACGACTTCTGCGATCTGCTCCGTGATTCCTACTGGAGCGAAGGGAGGTGA
- the mpaD gene encoding daptide-type RiPP biosynthesis aminotransferase yields the protein MSVPHALWTSMLPADATFTRDRVAVGAAGNRIEFADGSTRLSATSGLWNVPLGFGNRAVADAVSRAAHDASYLTLFRAPHRYAEVAADALIELAGPLRYSRVIFCTSGGAANDSAMKLARQYWAQQGAASRSLIVGLKGSYHGTMYGSHALSGDDLLQFVYSVDRRSVRHVSHSDHGEELETLLKREGPRIASVVVEPVLGSGAHALSDAFVSRLLDLREEYGFLIVADEVATGFGRTGTMFATDEWAAPPDVLVLSKALTNGATGAAALLVGAHVASAFTRGGWTFVHGETQAGTPACAAAIVAVIEELHRIDVESTTRALAADLWRLATRLKSDSAVAEVTGRGCFVGLALRNQDGSQLSGAEVLRVVDAIAENGVLVQPGPSAIELIPAYGFSTSELLEIDSAVRAGIAQTQEFQHEL from the coding sequence ATGAGCGTTCCGCACGCGCTGTGGACGTCGATGCTTCCCGCGGACGCCACGTTCACGCGAGACCGTGTCGCCGTCGGAGCGGCCGGGAACCGCATCGAGTTCGCGGACGGATCCACACGCCTCAGCGCGACGAGCGGCCTGTGGAATGTTCCCCTCGGCTTCGGAAATCGAGCGGTCGCTGACGCCGTGAGCAGAGCGGCGCACGACGCCTCGTACCTGACCCTGTTCCGCGCGCCGCATCGGTACGCCGAGGTAGCGGCTGACGCGCTCATCGAGCTCGCCGGCCCGCTCCGGTACAGCCGAGTCATCTTCTGCACGTCGGGCGGGGCGGCGAACGACTCCGCGATGAAGCTCGCACGACAGTACTGGGCGCAGCAAGGGGCCGCGTCGCGGTCGCTCATCGTCGGTCTGAAGGGCAGCTATCACGGCACGATGTACGGCAGCCACGCACTGAGCGGAGACGACCTCCTCCAATTCGTCTACTCCGTCGACCGCAGGTCGGTGCGGCATGTCTCCCACAGCGATCATGGGGAGGAGCTGGAGACGCTGCTGAAGCGGGAGGGTCCCAGAATCGCGTCTGTGGTGGTGGAGCCCGTCCTGGGCAGCGGCGCGCACGCGCTGTCCGATGCGTTCGTATCGCGGCTCCTCGACCTGCGCGAGGAGTACGGGTTCCTGATCGTCGCCGATGAGGTCGCGACGGGCTTCGGACGCACCGGCACGATGTTCGCCACAGACGAGTGGGCTGCCCCGCCTGACGTCCTCGTTCTCTCGAAAGCGTTGACGAACGGCGCGACGGGCGCCGCAGCGCTGCTCGTGGGAGCGCACGTCGCGTCCGCGTTCACGCGCGGGGGCTGGACGTTCGTCCACGGCGAGACGCAGGCGGGGACGCCCGCGTGCGCGGCGGCCATCGTCGCGGTGATCGAAGAGCTGCACCGCATCGACGTCGAGTCGACCACGCGAGCGCTCGCGGCCGACCTGTGGCGTCTGGCGACTCGGCTGAAGTCCGACAGTGCGGTCGCTGAGGTGACAGGAAGAGGCTGCTTCGTGGGGCTCGCCCTTCGCAACCAGGACGGGAGTCAGCTCTCGGGGGCCGAGGTTCTCAGAGTCGTCGACGCCATCGCCGAGAACGGTGTGCTCGTGCAGCCGGGCCCCAGCGCCATCGAACTGATTCCGGCGTACGGATTCAGCACGAGTGAACTTCTCGAGATCGATTCCGCTGTGCGCGCGGGCATCGCGCAGACGCAGGAGTTTCAGCATGAGCTCTGA
- the mpaB gene encoding daptide biosynthesis RiPP recognition protein — MHISTTEASRESHGLELVGARALREWITGEQEQYSRVFLVESGAGAESVADLAGEDDAVLLHAQSGPYDGPADAVRFTGALSEIGDELFFGELGVELQDYVAAAYVQIIGPTTVGFFDETSWQSFLDDADLARRTGVFPSSLIDPRVLLANRRALAAPGELATPSAIRVGSDGLVSVGMQGEVVGEVDELKTVIESCVPRAVAFGGLAPSRELIEDLTVRGWIGRYLNATDLIKMLRLENGITRISGFGWSLIDDDRADAEPLSSDPLLLEASDGFVLADTATLRRQLLSPMTAKVVAATQTSSAPEVAVERLARECGLSESHASTLCRDAATALNIHFGTQVDASRRATPGSGR; from the coding sequence ATGCACATCAGCACGACTGAGGCATCGCGGGAAAGCCACGGACTGGAGCTCGTCGGGGCACGGGCGCTCCGTGAGTGGATCACCGGCGAGCAGGAGCAGTACTCACGGGTGTTTCTCGTCGAAAGCGGCGCCGGAGCAGAGAGCGTCGCTGATCTGGCCGGCGAAGACGATGCGGTTCTGCTGCACGCGCAGAGCGGTCCCTATGACGGACCCGCCGATGCCGTTCGCTTCACGGGCGCGCTGAGTGAGATCGGTGACGAGCTGTTCTTCGGCGAACTCGGCGTCGAACTCCAGGACTACGTCGCTGCGGCGTACGTGCAGATCATCGGCCCCACGACGGTGGGCTTCTTCGATGAGACGAGTTGGCAGTCATTTCTCGATGATGCCGACCTCGCTCGTCGCACGGGAGTCTTCCCATCGTCACTGATCGACCCGCGGGTGCTGCTCGCGAACCGCCGCGCTCTTGCGGCGCCGGGCGAACTCGCGACTCCGAGCGCGATCAGGGTGGGCTCGGATGGGCTGGTCAGCGTCGGCATGCAGGGCGAGGTCGTCGGCGAGGTCGACGAGCTGAAGACCGTGATCGAGTCCTGCGTGCCCCGTGCTGTGGCTTTCGGAGGCTTGGCGCCGAGTCGAGAACTCATCGAAGACCTGACCGTCCGCGGATGGATCGGTCGGTACCTCAATGCGACGGACCTCATCAAGATGCTCCGCCTGGAGAACGGCATCACGAGGATCTCGGGATTCGGCTGGTCGCTCATCGACGACGACCGCGCAGACGCCGAACCGCTGTCCTCGGATCCTCTCCTGCTCGAGGCCTCAGACGGCTTCGTGCTCGCCGACACCGCGACGCTGCGCCGCCAGCTGCTGTCGCCAATGACCGCGAAGGTCGTCGCCGCCACTCAGACCTCGAGCGCGCCCGAGGTCGCGGTCGAGAGATTGGCTCGGGAGTGCGGCCTGTCGGAGTCTCACGCGAGCACGCTGTGCCGCGACGCTGCCACCGCGCTCAACATCCACTTCGGCACACAGGTTGATGCGTCACGCCGGGCGACGCCGGGCAGCGGACGATGA
- a CDS encoding aminoglycoside phosphotransferase encodes MTTVDTAASASTALRMALRTAHSRSLADLGLSAIGRARFGWRDRSIGSVVERAGGRYWLRVVWSARGRARGAWWTGNQEASRIDGVAKPRLLDVRAWEEGPLVYRAELMTLLPGRACATDAVLVGAPGLDESWWGELEHNLEALSEVSTDRMVLDPEIMRRRISVFFGLEMDIDSGDWAPSHGDLHWNNIHRDPFAIADWEAWGLAPRGYDAAFLLGHSLAVPHVADQIARRFRRDLESEGGIVSQLYVMTKLLTRADAGEHEHLVPALHRHVGRLLGTRVPLARASSSVTT; translated from the coding sequence ATGACGACTGTCGATACCGCAGCCTCGGCCAGCACCGCTCTGCGCATGGCACTGCGCACCGCTCATTCCCGTTCGCTCGCAGATCTCGGACTCAGCGCGATCGGTCGCGCCCGATTCGGGTGGCGCGACCGGTCGATCGGCTCGGTCGTCGAGCGCGCCGGCGGACGGTACTGGCTGCGCGTCGTCTGGTCTGCGAGGGGCCGGGCGCGTGGCGCCTGGTGGACCGGCAACCAGGAGGCCTCGCGCATCGACGGGGTTGCGAAGCCGCGCCTGCTCGACGTGCGGGCCTGGGAGGAGGGGCCGCTGGTGTACCGCGCCGAGCTGATGACCCTGCTGCCCGGGAGGGCGTGCGCGACGGACGCCGTGCTCGTAGGAGCGCCGGGTCTCGACGAGTCGTGGTGGGGAGAGCTGGAACACAACCTCGAAGCCCTGTCCGAGGTGAGCACGGATCGGATGGTGCTCGACCCCGAGATCATGCGCCGGCGGATCAGCGTCTTCTTCGGCCTCGAGATGGACATCGACTCAGGCGATTGGGCTCCGAGCCACGGCGACCTGCACTGGAACAACATCCACCGGGATCCGTTCGCGATCGCCGACTGGGAAGCATGGGGCCTCGCCCCGCGCGGGTACGACGCCGCGTTTCTGCTCGGTCACTCGCTGGCAGTGCCTCACGTCGCCGATCAGATCGCCCGACGCTTCCGGCGCGACCTGGAATCGGAAGGCGGAATCGTGTCGCAGCTCTATGTGATGACGAAGCTGCTGACCCGCGCCGACGCAGGAGAGCACGAGCACCTCGTGCCCGCGCTTCACCGCCACGTGGGGCGCCTTCTCGGCACGCGGGTTCCCCTCGCTCGTGCGTCGTCTTCGGTCACGACCTGA
- a CDS encoding gamma carbonic anhydrase family protein, whose translation MIHESAYVASSAMIVGDVRIGAGVRVLHGAVITAEDGEVTVGENTVVMEHALIRGRAGHPARIGAAVMIGPHTHVNGSIVEDEVFIATGASLFPGSRIGTGAEVRINGVVQVNTNVEPSAVVPIGWVAVGSPASILPPERHEEIWKIQRQLDFVGTVYGIGPGVSMRDLMRQQSDYYGAHAEDHAIDR comes from the coding sequence GTGATCCACGAGAGCGCCTACGTCGCGTCGTCCGCGATGATCGTGGGAGATGTCCGGATCGGCGCAGGTGTGCGCGTTCTGCACGGAGCGGTGATCACCGCAGAGGACGGCGAGGTCACCGTCGGCGAGAACACGGTCGTCATGGAGCATGCTCTGATTCGCGGTCGCGCAGGTCACCCGGCGCGCATCGGAGCAGCAGTGATGATCGGACCGCACACCCACGTGAACGGCAGCATCGTCGAAGACGAGGTGTTCATCGCCACCGGCGCTTCGCTCTTCCCCGGCAGCCGCATCGGCACCGGAGCCGAGGTGCGCATCAACGGCGTCGTGCAGGTCAACACGAATGTGGAGCCGAGTGCGGTGGTCCCGATCGGATGGGTCGCCGTCGGCTCACCCGCATCGATCCTGCCCCCGGAACGCCATGAGGAGATCTGGAAGATTCAGCGCCAGCTCGACTTCGTGGGAACCGTCTACGGCATCGGGCCGGGCGTGTCGATGCGGGACCTCATGCGGCAGCAGTCCGACTACTACGGTGCTCACGCCGAGGATCACGCGATCGACCGCTGA
- a CDS encoding GNAT family N-acetyltransferase, giving the protein MPRIRPYHPSDRDALYEVCVRTADAGADATGLFSDDSLWGDLFAVPYVERHPDLAWVVETDDERVIGYIVATDDTDAFATWFRDEWWPTLQDRYPQAAEPTTREERMIEHGYAQAPGRDANAADYPAHLHIDLLPETQGQGLGRQLIETLFAELTRRGVRGLHLGMDPNNTRAAAFYERLGMTPLPAEPGGQSFGVTFG; this is encoded by the coding sequence GTGCCGCGCATCCGTCCGTATCATCCGTCCGACCGTGATGCTCTCTACGAGGTGTGCGTGAGGACAGCGGATGCCGGTGCAGACGCGACCGGCCTGTTCTCCGACGACTCGCTCTGGGGCGACCTGTTCGCGGTGCCCTATGTCGAACGGCATCCCGACCTCGCCTGGGTCGTCGAGACCGATGACGAGCGCGTGATCGGCTACATCGTGGCGACCGACGACACCGATGCCTTCGCCACCTGGTTCCGCGACGAGTGGTGGCCGACGCTGCAGGACCGATATCCGCAGGCGGCCGAGCCGACGACCCGCGAGGAGCGGATGATCGAGCACGGTTACGCGCAGGCACCCGGCCGCGACGCGAACGCGGCGGACTACCCGGCCCATCTGCACATCGATCTGCTGCCCGAGACGCAGGGACAGGGACTCGGACGGCAGTTGATCGAGACGCTGTTCGCCGAGCTCACCCGCCGGGGAGTGCGCGGTCTGCACCTGGGCATGGACCCGAACAACACCCGAGCGGCCGCCTTCTACGAACGGCTCGGGATGACGCCCCTTCCCGCAGAGCCGGGTGGGCAGAGCTTCGGCGTCACGTTCGGCTGA